The Henckelia pumila isolate YLH828 chromosome 2, ASM3356847v2, whole genome shotgun sequence genome includes a window with the following:
- the LOC140882863 gene encoding uncharacterized protein At1g01500-like → MENSHESHSNGYHHDPGLQIVRNSSYQSPARFLLSWFDIRVFYARISDFMVDDSTPEFLTLKHMSLSPETLLEVNGVRCTVDSGVSCALRRDRMDKKTEEATFVSTDSIRLTGSVKFEIFDKEELVISGILEMSNANGFVGDVNQSPRRWSMNCDTVISAGTGFLKGKQIVGSESSSPTIEVYVAGCFSGTPIILTKTLQLKHRKKHRMGTLNSIPENDASESHEDGTFDHDLQVAEYKTESEEDNDSLYWRRTEYIEGEDGELSWFNAGVRVGVGIGLGICLGIGIGVGLLVRSYHTTTRTFRRRLF, encoded by the exons ATGGAGAATTCCCACGAATCCCACAGCAACGGATACCATCATGATCCGGGCTTGCAAATTGTCAGGAATTCTTCATACCAATCCCCTGCCAGATTTTTGTTGTCTTGGTTTGATATAAGAGTTTTCTATGCGAGAATCAGTGATTTCATGGTTGACGATTCGACCCCAGAGTTTCTTACCCTGAAGCACATGTCCCTGAGCCCAGAGACACTTCTTGAAGTCAATGGAGTAAGATGCACAGTAGATTCAGGGGTTTCTTGCGCCCTTCGAAGGGACAGAATGGATAAGAAAACTGAAGAGGCTACCTTTGTCAGCACAGATAGTATAAGATTAACGGGCAGCGTTAAATTCGAGATTTTCGATAAAGAGGAACTTGTGATATCTGGTATTTTAGAAATGTCCAATGCTAATGGTTTTGTTGGGGATGTAAATCAGTCGCCTCGAAGGTGGAGCATGAATTGTGACACTGTAATCAGTGCTGGCACAGGATTTCTGAAGGGGAAACAGATCGTGGGCTCGGAATCCTCATCTCCCACAATTGAAGTTTATGTTGCAGGTTGTTTCTCAGGAACACCGATCATATTAACCAAGACTTTGCAACTTAAACATCGCAAGAAGCATAGAATGGGTACACTAAATTCCATTCCAGAGAATGATGCATCTGAATCCCATGAAGATGGTACATTTGATCATGATCTACAG GTTGCAGAATATAAAACAGAAAGCGAGGAAGACAACGATAGCTTGTACTGGAGACGAACAGAATATATTGAAGGCGAGGATGGGGAGCTTTCGTGGTTCAACGCCGGAGTAAGAGTGGGTGTAGGCATTGGCCTTGGAATTTGCTTGGGCATTGGTATCGGGGTCGGTTTGTTGGTTCGGAGTTACCACACCACCACCCGAACCTTTCGAAGGCGGCTCTTCTAG